In Streptomyces longhuiensis, the following proteins share a genomic window:
- a CDS encoding globin domain-containing protein, protein MDAPTTTSADSGSGGGGGWFTPRKAPPAGASTDQETPSEGRKVTPIRPVGRPERISDDHAESVPAQSAAPAAEAAPAPQYASAAGTPPQQPGPPATARPHAAQHGQGPGPVHPPHSVPPAQAPPAQGQAPTAPRAETTPRPAPAPEASPDARLIRRTLEEVGPDADKVTSYFYALLFVRHPELRPLFPASMDTQRDRLLKALLTAAEHADNKSVLVPYLRNLGRGHRKYGTQPEHYPAVGECLIGALTRYATTTWDQETEAAWVRTYTTISQVMIDAAAADELRAPAWWYGEVVSHDLRTSDIAVVTVRPDQPYPFLAGQYTSLETPWWPRIWRHYSFASAPRSDGLLSFHVKAVPAGWVSNALVHRARPGDVIRLGPPSGSMTVDHSSDSGLLCLGGGTGIAPIKALVEDVAEHGQRRPVEVFYGARTDHDLYDIDTMLRLQQTHPWLAVRPIVDQQAHLQLPDAVREYGPWNEYDAYLSGPPGMIRNGVDALRDIGIPVDRIRHDSVEELVATGN, encoded by the coding sequence ATGGACGCTCCGACCACTACGTCGGCCGACTCCGGTTCCGGCGGCGGGGGCGGTTGGTTCACGCCGCGCAAGGCGCCGCCCGCCGGCGCGAGCACGGACCAGGAGACGCCGTCAGAGGGGCGCAAGGTCACGCCGATACGGCCCGTGGGCCGGCCCGAGCGAATATCGGACGACCACGCGGAGTCGGTGCCCGCGCAGAGCGCCGCCCCGGCCGCGGAGGCCGCACCCGCCCCTCAGTACGCGTCAGCCGCCGGCACGCCCCCGCAGCAGCCCGGCCCGCCCGCGACCGCGCGCCCCCACGCCGCCCAGCACGGCCAGGGGCCGGGCCCCGTGCACCCGCCGCACTCCGTGCCCCCGGCGCAGGCGCCCCCGGCGCAGGGGCAGGCGCCAACTGCGCCCAGAGCAGAGACCACCCCCCGCCCCGCTCCCGCACCCGAGGCCTCGCCCGACGCGCGGCTCATCCGCCGCACGCTGGAGGAAGTCGGCCCCGACGCCGACAAGGTCACCTCGTACTTCTACGCGCTGCTCTTCGTGCGCCACCCCGAACTGCGGCCCCTGTTCCCCGCCTCGATGGACACCCAGCGCGACCGGCTCCTCAAGGCGCTACTGACGGCGGCCGAGCACGCCGACAACAAGAGCGTCCTCGTCCCGTACCTGAGGAACCTGGGGCGCGGACACCGCAAGTACGGCACGCAGCCCGAGCACTACCCCGCGGTCGGCGAGTGCCTGATCGGCGCGCTGACCCGGTACGCGACGACGACGTGGGACCAGGAGACGGAGGCGGCCTGGGTGCGCACGTACACGACGATCTCCCAGGTCATGATCGACGCGGCGGCGGCGGACGAGCTGCGCGCGCCCGCGTGGTGGTACGGCGAGGTGGTCTCGCACGATCTGAGGACCTCGGACATCGCCGTGGTCACGGTCCGGCCCGACCAGCCGTACCCGTTCCTCGCCGGGCAGTACACGAGCCTGGAGACGCCGTGGTGGCCGCGGATCTGGCGGCACTACTCCTTCGCCTCGGCGCCCCGTTCCGACGGGCTGCTCTCGTTCCACGTGAAGGCCGTCCCGGCGGGATGGGTCTCCAACGCGCTCGTGCACCGTGCCCGCCCGGGCGATGTGATCCGCCTCGGCCCGCCCTCCGGTTCGATGACGGTGGACCACAGTTCCGACAGCGGGCTGCTCTGTCTCGGCGGAGGCACCGGCATCGCGCCCATCAAGGCTCTCGTCGAGGATGTCGCGGAGCACGGCCAGCGGCGCCCGGTCGAGGTGTTCTACGGGGCTCGCACCGATCACGACCTGTACGACATCGACACGATGCTGCGGCTCCAGCAGACCCACCCCTGGCTGGCCGTCCGCCCGATCGTCGATCAGCAGGCCCATCTGCAACTGCCCGACGCGGTGCGTGAGTACGGCCCCTGGAACGAGTACGACGCCTATCTGTCGGGTCCGCCCGGCATGATCCGCAACGGGGTGGACGCCCTGCGGGACATCGGGATCCCGGTGGACCGGATCCGTCATGACTCTGTGGAGGAACTCGTCGCGACCGGCAACTGA
- a CDS encoding HAD family hydrolase, translating to MARLHLFDLDGTLLHGTSAPVEISRQLGLEAETIALDREIGAQRIGPPEYARRVHALWAGLTPEHVTAAFQGAPWLTGIRETWAEIRARGEYCAVVSLSPSFFVERLTEWGAHAAYGSRFPAVPFTEPVDPAGVLSAAAKVKVADRLCEKFGVSLADCLAYGDSLSDVELFGAVPVSVAINADQHVAALATHSYAGRDLREAYELVRHAR from the coding sequence ATGGCGAGACTGCATCTCTTCGATCTGGACGGAACGCTGCTGCACGGCACGTCGGCGCCCGTGGAAATCTCCCGTCAACTGGGGCTCGAGGCCGAGACCATCGCCCTGGACCGTGAGATCGGCGCTCAGCGTATCGGCCCGCCGGAGTACGCGCGGCGGGTGCACGCCCTGTGGGCGGGCCTCACACCCGAGCACGTGACGGCCGCGTTCCAGGGTGCGCCCTGGCTGACGGGTATCCGGGAGACCTGGGCGGAGATACGGGCGCGCGGTGAGTACTGCGCGGTGGTATCGCTCTCGCCGTCGTTCTTCGTGGAGCGGCTGACGGAGTGGGGCGCCCATGCGGCGTACGGTTCCCGCTTTCCCGCGGTGCCCTTCACCGAGCCCGTCGACCCCGCGGGCGTTCTCAGCGCCGCGGCGAAGGTGAAGGTCGCGGACCGGCTCTGTGAAAAGTTCGGGGTGTCCCTGGCTGATTGCCTTGCCTACGGCGACTCGCTCTCCGATGTGGAGCTGTTCGGCGCCGTGCCGGTATCGGTTGCGATCAATGCGGATCAGCACGTCGCGGCTCTGGCGACTCACTCGTATGCCGGTCGCGATCTGCGAGAGGCGTACGAATTGGTGCGGCACGCCCGCTAA